The following proteins are co-located in the Megalops cyprinoides isolate fMegCyp1 chromosome 15, fMegCyp1.pri, whole genome shotgun sequence genome:
- the tomm20a gene encoding translocase of outer mitochondrial membrane 20, with translation MMGSKTSTIAAGVCGALFIGYCIYFDRKRRSDPNFKKRLRERRRKQKAAKEKSGLAKLPDLKDAEAVQKFFLEEIQLGEELLAQGDYEKGVDHLTNAIAVCGQPQQLLQVLQQTLPPPVFQMLLTKLPTISQRIVSAQSLAEDDIE, from the exons ATGATGGGCAGTAAAACGAGCACGATTGCTGCGGGGGTCTGCGGAGCTCTGTTCATCGGCTACTGTATCTACTTCGATAGGAAGCGACGGAGTGACCCTAACTTCAAGAAAAGACTGCGAGAAC GGAGGAGAAAGCAGAAGGCTGCAAAGGAGAAGTCTGGACTGGCAAAG CTGCCGGACCTGAAAGATGCTGAGGCCGTGCAAAAGTTCTTCCTGGAGGAGATACAGCTGGGAGAAGAGCTGCTGGCACAGG GTGACTACGAGAAGGGTGTGGACCACCTGACCAATGCCATCGCTGTGTGCGGGCAGccccagcagctgctccaggtgCTGCAGCAGACCCTCCCCCCGCCCGTGTTCCAGATGCTCCTCACGAAGCTGCCCACCATCAGCCAG CGTATTGTCAGTGCACAGAGCTTGGCTGAAGATGACATTGAGTAA